The following coding sequences lie in one Oncorhynchus nerka isolate Pitt River linkage group LG14, Oner_Uvic_2.0, whole genome shotgun sequence genomic window:
- the hacl1 gene encoding 2-hydroxyacyl-CoA lyase 1 isoform X3, producing MEDVTGAQLIAEALKAQNVEYMFGIVGVPVIEVAMAAQASGIKYVGMRNEQAACYAASAVGYLTGRPGACLVVSGPGLIHALGGMANANMNCWPVVVIGGSSDQNQETTGAFQEFPQVEACRLYSKFSARPSSLDMISSVVEKAVRTSMYGRPGAVYVDISGDMVNAKVDRSRVREVPCCPPPPVSMADHMAITEALAVLKGAKRPLLIIGKGAAHGRAEGALRELVEGCGLPFLPTPMGKGVLPDDHPNCVAAARSRALLQSDVVVLLGARLNWILHFGLPPRFDPHVKVIQVDLCAEEMGNNMQPAAALLGDVNAIVKQLLEYVHKDGWKYPADTEWWTTLKEKMAANATMTKALALQSTTPMNYYQVFHHISQLLPHDCVIVSEGANTMDIGRTMLNNYLPRHRQGMPPHTSLFPVGWMLAPLGRWGWVWALPSRLQQCRGTRTQARGWCVWRGTVPLDSLEWRWRPCAGINSRWSSSWSTTTGSTAAWMQRRGK from the exons ATGGAAGATGTGACAGGCGCTCAGCTCATTGCGGAGGCACTAAAAGCTCAG AATGTAGAATATATGTTTGGAATAGTTGGTGTTCCAGTCATTGAAGTGGCTATGGCAGCTCAAGCCTCAGGGATCAAGTATGTGGGAATGCGCAATGAACAAGCT GCTTGCTATGCTGCGTCTGCTGTTGGTTACCTCACTGGACG TCCAGGGGCGTGTCTGGTTGTGTCTGGACCGGGACTCATTCATGCTCTTGGTGGAATGGCCAATGCTAACATGAACTGCTG GCCTGTGGTTGTTATTGGAGGCTCCTCCGATCAAAACCAGGAGACCACTGGGGCGTTTCAAGAGTTTCCACAG GTGGAGGCGTGCCGACTGTACAGTAAGTTCTCAGCTCGGCCCAGCAGTCTGGATATGATCTCCTCAGTGGTAGAGAAG GCAGTACGCACTAGCATGTATGGACGTCCCGGGGCTGTATACGTAGACATATCTGGGGACATGGTCAATGCTAAAGTGGACAGGAGCAGAGTCAG AGAGGTGCCCTGTTGTCCACCTCCTCCAGTGAGTATGGCTGACCATATGGCGATCACAGAAGCACTGGCTGTTCTAAAAGGAGCCAAACGGCCTTTACTTATCATTGGGAAAG GTGCAGCCCATGGAAGAGCAGAGGGGGCTCTGAGGGAGCTGGTGGAGGGGTGTGGCCTGCCCTTCCTGCCCACCCCCATGGGTAAAGGGGTGCTGCCTGACGACCACCCCAACTGTGTTGCTGCTGCCCGCTCCAG AGCTCTGCTCCAGTCTGATGTTGTGGTCCTACTTGGTGCCAGGCTCAACTGGATCCTGCACTTTGGCCTTCCCCCCAGGTTTGACCCCCATGTAAAGGTCATCCAG GTTGATCTATGTGCAGAGGAGATGGGGAACAACATGCAACCTGCTGCGGCTCTCCTAGGGGACGTCAATGCTATTGTCAAGCAG CTCCTAGAGTATGTTCATAAAGATGGATGGAAGTATCCAGCTGATACAGAATGGTGGACCACATTGAAAGAGAAGATGGCTGCTAACGCAACAATGACaaag gCATTAGCTCTTCAGTCAACAACACCCATGAACTACTACCAAGTGTTCCACCACATCTCCCAGCTGCTGCCCCACGACTGTGTCATCGTGAGTGAGGGGGCCAACACCATGGACATTGGGCGTACCATGTTGAACAACTACCTTCCTCGACACAGGCAAGGCATGCCTCCTCACACAAGTCTTTTCCCTGTAG gttggATGCTGGCACCTTTGGGACGATGGGGGTGGGTCTGGGCTTTGCCATCGCGGCTGCAACAGTGCAGAGGAACCAGAACACAGGccagagggtggtgtgtgtggagggggacaGTGCCTTTGGATTCTCTGGAATGGAGGTGGAGACCATGTGCAG GTATAAACTCCCGGTGGTCATCATCGTGGTCAACAACAACGGGATCTACAGCGGCGTGGATGCAGAGACGTGGGAAATGA
- the hacl1 gene encoding 2-hydroxyacyl-CoA lyase 1 isoform X2: MEDVTGAQLIAEALKAQNVEYMFGIVGVPVIEVAMAAQASGIKYVGMRNEQAACYAASAVGYLTGRPGACLVVSGPGLIHALGGMANANMNCWPVVVIGGSSDQNQETTGAFQEFPQVEACRLYSKFSARPSSLDMISSVVEKAVRTSMYGRPGAVYVDISGDMVNAKVDRSRVREVPCCPPPPVSMADHMAITEALAVLKGAKRPLLIIGKGAAHGRAEGALRELVEGCGLPFLPTPMGKGVLPDDHPNCVAAARSRALLQSDVVVLLGARLNWILHFGLPPRFDPHVKVIQLLEYVHKDGWKYPADTEWWTTLKEKMAANATMTKALALQSTTPMNYYQVFHHISQLLPHDCVIVSEGANTMDIGRTMLNNYLPRHRLDAGTFGTMGVGLGFAIAAATVQRNQNTGQRVVCVEGDSAFGFSGMEVETMCRYKLPVVIIVVNNNGIYSGVDAETWEMMGKMGDLTTVAPPVTLLPEARYDEVMNAFGGRGFLVRTEEELRSALQLSLSDWERPSLLNVLIDPSSDRKQQEFPWLTRSNL; the protein is encoded by the exons ATGGAAGATGTGACAGGCGCTCAGCTCATTGCGGAGGCACTAAAAGCTCAG AATGTAGAATATATGTTTGGAATAGTTGGTGTTCCAGTCATTGAAGTGGCTATGGCAGCTCAAGCCTCAGGGATCAAGTATGTGGGAATGCGCAATGAACAAGCT GCTTGCTATGCTGCGTCTGCTGTTGGTTACCTCACTGGACG TCCAGGGGCGTGTCTGGTTGTGTCTGGACCGGGACTCATTCATGCTCTTGGTGGAATGGCCAATGCTAACATGAACTGCTG GCCTGTGGTTGTTATTGGAGGCTCCTCCGATCAAAACCAGGAGACCACTGGGGCGTTTCAAGAGTTTCCACAG GTGGAGGCGTGCCGACTGTACAGTAAGTTCTCAGCTCGGCCCAGCAGTCTGGATATGATCTCCTCAGTGGTAGAGAAG GCAGTACGCACTAGCATGTATGGACGTCCCGGGGCTGTATACGTAGACATATCTGGGGACATGGTCAATGCTAAAGTGGACAGGAGCAGAGTCAG AGAGGTGCCCTGTTGTCCACCTCCTCCAGTGAGTATGGCTGACCATATGGCGATCACAGAAGCACTGGCTGTTCTAAAAGGAGCCAAACGGCCTTTACTTATCATTGGGAAAG GTGCAGCCCATGGAAGAGCAGAGGGGGCTCTGAGGGAGCTGGTGGAGGGGTGTGGCCTGCCCTTCCTGCCCACCCCCATGGGTAAAGGGGTGCTGCCTGACGACCACCCCAACTGTGTTGCTGCTGCCCGCTCCAG AGCTCTGCTCCAGTCTGATGTTGTGGTCCTACTTGGTGCCAGGCTCAACTGGATCCTGCACTTTGGCCTTCCCCCCAGGTTTGACCCCCATGTAAAGGTCATCCAG CTCCTAGAGTATGTTCATAAAGATGGATGGAAGTATCCAGCTGATACAGAATGGTGGACCACATTGAAAGAGAAGATGGCTGCTAACGCAACAATGACaaag gCATTAGCTCTTCAGTCAACAACACCCATGAACTACTACCAAGTGTTCCACCACATCTCCCAGCTGCTGCCCCACGACTGTGTCATCGTGAGTGAGGGGGCCAACACCATGGACATTGGGCGTACCATGTTGAACAACTACCTTCCTCGACACAG gttggATGCTGGCACCTTTGGGACGATGGGGGTGGGTCTGGGCTTTGCCATCGCGGCTGCAACAGTGCAGAGGAACCAGAACACAGGccagagggtggtgtgtgtggagggggacaGTGCCTTTGGATTCTCTGGAATGGAGGTGGAGACCATGTGCAG GTATAAACTCCCGGTGGTCATCATCGTGGTCAACAACAACGGGATCTACAGCGGCGTGGATGCAGAGACGTGGGAAATGATGGGGAAGATGGGAGATCTCACCACTGT aGCCCCCCCTGTGACCCTGCTGCCTGAAGCCCGCTATGATGAGGTCATGAACGCCTTCGGAGGACGAGGGTTCCTGGTGCGGACAGAGGAGGAGCTGCGTAGTGCCTTACAGCTCAGCCTCAGTGACTGGGAGAGACCTAGTCTCCTCAACGTCCTCATAGACCCCTCCTCAGACAGGAAGCAACAG gAGTTTCCATGGCTAACTCGTTCCAACCTGTAG
- the hacl1 gene encoding 2-hydroxyacyl-CoA lyase 1 isoform X1, with protein sequence MEDVTGAQLIAEALKAQNVEYMFGIVGVPVIEVAMAAQASGIKYVGMRNEQAACYAASAVGYLTGRPGACLVVSGPGLIHALGGMANANMNCWPVVVIGGSSDQNQETTGAFQEFPQVEACRLYSKFSARPSSLDMISSVVEKAVRTSMYGRPGAVYVDISGDMVNAKVDRSRVREVPCCPPPPVSMADHMAITEALAVLKGAKRPLLIIGKGAAHGRAEGALRELVEGCGLPFLPTPMGKGVLPDDHPNCVAAARSRALLQSDVVVLLGARLNWILHFGLPPRFDPHVKVIQVDLCAEEMGNNMQPAAALLGDVNAIVKQLLEYVHKDGWKYPADTEWWTTLKEKMAANATMTKALALQSTTPMNYYQVFHHISQLLPHDCVIVSEGANTMDIGRTMLNNYLPRHRLDAGTFGTMGVGLGFAIAAATVQRNQNTGQRVVCVEGDSAFGFSGMEVETMCRYKLPVVIIVVNNNGIYSGVDAETWEMMGKMGDLTTVAPPVTLLPEARYDEVMNAFGGRGFLVRTEEELRSALQLSLSDWERPSLLNVLIDPSSDRKQQEFPWLTRSNL encoded by the exons ATGGAAGATGTGACAGGCGCTCAGCTCATTGCGGAGGCACTAAAAGCTCAG AATGTAGAATATATGTTTGGAATAGTTGGTGTTCCAGTCATTGAAGTGGCTATGGCAGCTCAAGCCTCAGGGATCAAGTATGTGGGAATGCGCAATGAACAAGCT GCTTGCTATGCTGCGTCTGCTGTTGGTTACCTCACTGGACG TCCAGGGGCGTGTCTGGTTGTGTCTGGACCGGGACTCATTCATGCTCTTGGTGGAATGGCCAATGCTAACATGAACTGCTG GCCTGTGGTTGTTATTGGAGGCTCCTCCGATCAAAACCAGGAGACCACTGGGGCGTTTCAAGAGTTTCCACAG GTGGAGGCGTGCCGACTGTACAGTAAGTTCTCAGCTCGGCCCAGCAGTCTGGATATGATCTCCTCAGTGGTAGAGAAG GCAGTACGCACTAGCATGTATGGACGTCCCGGGGCTGTATACGTAGACATATCTGGGGACATGGTCAATGCTAAAGTGGACAGGAGCAGAGTCAG AGAGGTGCCCTGTTGTCCACCTCCTCCAGTGAGTATGGCTGACCATATGGCGATCACAGAAGCACTGGCTGTTCTAAAAGGAGCCAAACGGCCTTTACTTATCATTGGGAAAG GTGCAGCCCATGGAAGAGCAGAGGGGGCTCTGAGGGAGCTGGTGGAGGGGTGTGGCCTGCCCTTCCTGCCCACCCCCATGGGTAAAGGGGTGCTGCCTGACGACCACCCCAACTGTGTTGCTGCTGCCCGCTCCAG AGCTCTGCTCCAGTCTGATGTTGTGGTCCTACTTGGTGCCAGGCTCAACTGGATCCTGCACTTTGGCCTTCCCCCCAGGTTTGACCCCCATGTAAAGGTCATCCAG GTTGATCTATGTGCAGAGGAGATGGGGAACAACATGCAACCTGCTGCGGCTCTCCTAGGGGACGTCAATGCTATTGTCAAGCAG CTCCTAGAGTATGTTCATAAAGATGGATGGAAGTATCCAGCTGATACAGAATGGTGGACCACATTGAAAGAGAAGATGGCTGCTAACGCAACAATGACaaag gCATTAGCTCTTCAGTCAACAACACCCATGAACTACTACCAAGTGTTCCACCACATCTCCCAGCTGCTGCCCCACGACTGTGTCATCGTGAGTGAGGGGGCCAACACCATGGACATTGGGCGTACCATGTTGAACAACTACCTTCCTCGACACAG gttggATGCTGGCACCTTTGGGACGATGGGGGTGGGTCTGGGCTTTGCCATCGCGGCTGCAACAGTGCAGAGGAACCAGAACACAGGccagagggtggtgtgtgtggagggggacaGTGCCTTTGGATTCTCTGGAATGGAGGTGGAGACCATGTGCAG GTATAAACTCCCGGTGGTCATCATCGTGGTCAACAACAACGGGATCTACAGCGGCGTGGATGCAGAGACGTGGGAAATGATGGGGAAGATGGGAGATCTCACCACTGT aGCCCCCCCTGTGACCCTGCTGCCTGAAGCCCGCTATGATGAGGTCATGAACGCCTTCGGAGGACGAGGGTTCCTGGTGCGGACAGAGGAGGAGCTGCGTAGTGCCTTACAGCTCAGCCTCAGTGACTGGGAGAGACCTAGTCTCCTCAACGTCCTCATAGACCCCTCCTCAGACAGGAAGCAACAG gAGTTTCCATGGCTAACTCGTTCCAACCTGTAG